A genome region from Aliivibrio salmonicida LFI1238 includes the following:
- the greA gene encoding transcription elongation factor GreA, whose product MDKVPMTIRGEKLLRDELEVLLKRRPVISKAIGEARELGDLKENAEYHAAREDQGICEAQIRDIEYKLSVAQVIDVTKMTNTGKVIFGATVTLLDVDTEDKVKYQIVADDEANIKEGRISVNSPIARGLIGKLVEDEVSIRTPGGTKEFEIDAVEYI is encoded by the coding sequence ATGGACAAGGTACCAATGACAATACGTGGTGAGAAACTACTGCGTGATGAATTAGAAGTACTATTAAAGCGTCGCCCTGTGATTTCAAAAGCCATTGGTGAAGCTCGTGAACTTGGTGATTTAAAAGAAAATGCCGAGTATCATGCCGCCCGTGAAGACCAAGGTATTTGTGAAGCTCAAATTCGTGATATTGAATATAAGCTATCAGTTGCTCAGGTTATTGATGTAACAAAGATGACAAATACAGGAAAGGTTATTTTTGGTGCGACAGTGACTTTACTCGACGTTGATACTGAAGATAAAGTGAAATACCAAATCGTTGCAGATGATGAAGCAAACATAAAAGAGGGGCGAATTTCGGTTAATTCCCCTATTGCTCGTGGTTTGATTGGTAAACTGGTTGAAGATGAAGTTAGTATCCGAACACCTGGTGGAACGAAAGAGTTTGAAATTGACGCGGTAGAATATATTTAA
- the rlmE gene encoding 23S rRNA (uridine(2552)-2'-O)-methyltransferase RlmE encodes MSKNKLSASSGRWLKEHFDDKYVLEAQKRGYRSRAIFKLEEIQNKDKLLKPGMTVVDLGAAPGGWSQYAVEQVGDSGQVIACDILAMDSIAGVSFLQGDFREEAVLDALLERIQPDMVDVVMSDMAPNMSGNPSVDQPRSMYLVELALDMCRQVLAPNGSFTVKVFQGESFDAYLQEVRKVFKVVKIRKPDSSRARSREVYIVATGYKG; translated from the coding sequence ATGAGTAAGAATAAACTTTCAGCAAGCTCTGGCCGCTGGTTAAAAGAACATTTTGATGATAAATACGTTCTTGAAGCGCAAAAAAGAGGCTATCGCTCTCGTGCTATTTTTAAACTTGAAGAAATTCAAAATAAAGACAAGCTATTAAAGCCTGGAATGACGGTGGTTGACCTTGGTGCTGCTCCTGGTGGGTGGTCACAATATGCGGTTGAGCAAGTCGGTGATTCTGGTCAAGTAATCGCTTGTGATATTTTAGCTATGGACTCAATTGCGGGTGTGAGCTTTTTACAAGGGGATTTTAGAGAAGAAGCGGTACTAGACGCATTGCTTGAACGCATACAACCAGATATGGTAGATGTAGTAATGTCGGATATGGCGCCAAATATGAGTGGTAACCCTTCGGTAGATCAACCAAGATCAATGTATCTTGTTGAGTTAGCGTTGGATATGTGCCGCCAAGTATTGGCTCCTAATGGCAGTTTCACAGTTAAAGTATTCCAAGGTGAAAGCTTTGATGCATACTTACAAGAAGTACGTAAGGTATTCAAAGTCGTTAAGATTAGAAAACCTGATTCATCACGAGCTCGCTCTCGTGAAGTGTATATTGTAGCCACTGGTTACAAAGGATAA
- the secG gene encoding preprotein translocase subunit SecG produces MHTILLVIYLIAAVGVIGLVLVQHGKGADMGASFGAGASNTVFGSGGSGNFLTRMTAICATVFFIISLALGNMSTHKSEGFDLKLDQQATEQVTDNVSDVPATENSDVPL; encoded by the coding sequence ATGCATACGATTCTACTTGTGATTTATCTGATTGCCGCAGTCGGTGTAATTGGCCTAGTATTGGTACAACACGGTAAAGGCGCAGATATGGGAGCCTCATTTGGGGCTGGAGCATCAAATACAGTATTTGGCTCTGGTGGCTCTGGAAACTTTTTAACTCGAATGACTGCAATTTGTGCAACAGTATTTTTTATTATCAGTTTAGCATTAGGCAATATGTCTACGCACAAATCTGAAGGCTTTGATCTTAAATTAGATCAACAAGCAACAGAGCAAGTAACTGATAATGTGAGTGACGTTCCTGCTACTGAAAACAGCGACGTTCCTCTTTAA
- the nusA gene encoding transcription termination factor NusA, translating to MNKEILAVVEAVSNEKAVPRERIFEALEIALATATKKKSALEIEVRVAIDRKTGAVETFRRWVAVAQVEHPTLEISIEAAQFEDETIEIGGFIEDDIESVTFDRITTQTAKQVIVQKVREAERAMIVEQFIDNEGELITGIVKKVNRDAIIVDLGSNAEAVILREDQLPRENFRPGDRVRGLLYAVKPEARGFQLFMTRSKGVMLTELFRVEVPEIGEELIEIKAAARDPGSRAKIAVKTNDKRIDPVGACVGMRGARVQAVSNDLGGERIDIVLWDDNPAQFVINSMAPAEVASIIVDEDNNTMDIAVEADNLAQAIGRSGQNVRLASQLTGWELNVMTVADLNKKHQEEAQGSIDAFVKHLDIDADFAQLLVEEGFTTLEEIAYVPVNELLEVEALDEETVDLLRTRAKEALTTLALAQEESLDGIEPAEDLLALEGLERELAFKFAAKGVITLEDLADQGVDELSDIEDLTEERAGELIMAARNICWFSDEA from the coding sequence ATGAACAAAGAAATCTTAGCTGTTGTAGAAGCAGTATCAAATGAAAAAGCTGTTCCTCGTGAACGAATTTTTGAAGCATTAGAAATCGCATTAGCAACAGCAACAAAGAAAAAATCTGCGCTGGAAATTGAAGTACGTGTAGCGATTGATCGCAAAACAGGTGCAGTTGAAACTTTCCGTCGTTGGGTTGCGGTTGCTCAAGTTGAGCACCCTACATTAGAAATATCTATTGAAGCGGCACAATTTGAAGATGAAACAATCGAAATCGGTGGTTTTATTGAAGATGATATCGAATCAGTAACGTTTGACCGTATTACGACACAAACAGCGAAGCAAGTTATCGTACAAAAAGTACGTGAAGCTGAGCGTGCGATGATCGTTGAGCAGTTTATTGATAACGAAGGTGAGTTAATCACTGGTATCGTTAAAAAAGTAAACCGCGATGCAATTATCGTTGATCTAGGTAGCAACGCTGAAGCGGTTATTTTACGTGAAGATCAACTTCCACGTGAAAATTTCCGTCCAGGTGACCGTGTTCGTGGTCTGCTATATGCAGTTAAACCAGAAGCTCGCGGTTTCCAGTTATTCATGACTCGCTCAAAAGGCGTAATGTTAACTGAATTGTTCCGCGTTGAAGTGCCTGAAATCGGTGAAGAACTGATTGAAATTAAAGCCGCTGCTCGTGATCCTGGTTCTCGTGCTAAAATCGCTGTGAAAACAAACGATAAACGTATTGATCCTGTTGGTGCGTGTGTTGGTATGCGTGGCGCTCGTGTTCAAGCTGTATCAAATGATCTTGGTGGCGAACGTATTGATATCGTGCTTTGGGATGATAATCCTGCACAGTTTGTTATCAACTCTATGGCTCCAGCAGAAGTGGCTTCTATTATTGTAGATGAAGACAACAATACGATGGATATTGCTGTTGAAGCTGATAATCTAGCACAAGCAATTGGCCGTAGTGGTCAAAATGTACGTCTAGCGTCTCAACTGACTGGTTGGGAACTTAACGTAATGACTGTTGCTGACCTTAATAAGAAGCACCAAGAAGAAGCTCAAGGTTCTATTGATGCATTTGTTAAGCATTTAGACATTGATGCAGATTTTGCTCAACTATTAGTTGAAGAAGGTTTCACTACGCTTGAAGAGATCGCTTACGTACCAGTAAACGAACTATTAGAAGTGGAAGCTTTAGACGAAGAAACAGTGGATCTTCTTCGTACTCGCGCTAAAGAAGCATTAACAACTCTCGCACTAGCACAAGAAGAGTCTCTTGATGGTATTGAACCAGCAGAAGACTTACTTGCTCTTGAAGGTCTAGAGCGTGAATTGGCATTTAAATTTGCAGCTAAAGGTGTAATTACACTTGAAGATCTTGCAGACCAAGGTGTTGATGAGTTGTCTGATATTGAAGACTTAACAGAAGAACGTGCTGGTGAGTTAATCATGGCTGCACGTAATATTTGTTGGTTTAGCGACGAAGCATAA
- the ftsH gene encoding ATP-dependent zinc metalloprotease FtsH, translated as MAKNLILWLVIAVVLMSVFQSFGPSDSSGRSVDYTTFVKEVGNSQVQEATFNNREIKVTKSDGTRYVTYMPVYQDPKLLDDLINQNVIVKGTPPEEQSLLESIFISWFPMILLIGVWIFFMRQMQGGGGKGAMSFGKSKAKMMTEEQINTTFDDVAGCDEAKEDVKELVDYLREPSRFQKLGGKIPTGVLLVGPPGTGKTLIAKAIAGEAKVPFFSISGSDFVEMFVGVGASRVRDMFEQAKKSSPCIIFIDEIDAVGRQRGAGVGGGNDEREQTLNQMLVEMDGFEGNEGVIVVAATNRPDVLDAALLRPGRFDRQVVVGLPDIRGREQILQVHMRKVPLGSGVEPSLIARGTPGFSGADLANLVNEAALFAARTNKRVVSMVEFELAKDKIMMGAERKSMVMTEETKTSTAYHEAGHAIVGRLVPEHDPVYKVSIIPRGRALGVTMYLPEQDRVSMNRQHLESMISSLYGGRLAEELIYGVDKVSTGASNDIERATDIARKMVTQWGFSESLGPLLYAEDQGDPFSGHGSSHQSKHVSPETLRLIDAEIRTIIDRNYARTRQILEDNMDLLHSMKDALMTFETIDAGQIDDLMERKTEIREPQGWGDDNQTKPEEKNEKPAEADVEIKTEESKVEESTEEEKPQVAEETKKDSDSSEK; from the coding sequence ATGGCAAAAAATCTAATATTATGGCTGGTTATCGCGGTTGTTTTAATGTCGGTATTCCAAAGCTTTGGACCGAGCGACAGCTCTGGTCGTTCAGTTGATTACACCACTTTTGTTAAAGAGGTTGGTAATAGTCAAGTTCAAGAAGCAACCTTTAATAATCGTGAAATTAAAGTAACAAAGAGTGATGGTACTCGCTATGTAACCTACATGCCGGTATACCAAGACCCTAAATTGCTTGATGACCTGATTAATCAAAATGTAATCGTTAAAGGCACACCACCTGAAGAGCAGAGCTTACTTGAGTCTATCTTTATTTCGTGGTTCCCAATGATTCTTCTTATTGGTGTTTGGATCTTCTTTATGCGTCAAATGCAAGGCGGCGGTGGCAAAGGGGCAATGTCCTTTGGCAAAAGCAAAGCTAAGATGATGACGGAAGAACAGATCAACACAACCTTTGATGATGTTGCTGGTTGTGATGAAGCAAAAGAAGACGTTAAAGAATTAGTTGATTATTTACGTGAACCAAGCCGATTCCAGAAACTAGGTGGTAAAATCCCAACAGGTGTTTTATTGGTTGGTCCTCCTGGTACAGGTAAAACGCTAATTGCAAAAGCAATTGCAGGTGAAGCGAAAGTACCGTTTTTCTCAATTTCAGGTTCTGATTTCGTTGAAATGTTTGTTGGTGTTGGTGCCTCTCGTGTGCGTGACATGTTTGAACAAGCGAAAAAATCATCGCCTTGTATCATCTTTATCGATGAAATCGATGCTGTAGGCCGTCAACGTGGCGCCGGTGTTGGTGGTGGTAATGATGAACGTGAACAAACATTGAACCAAATGCTGGTTGAAATGGATGGTTTTGAAGGTAACGAAGGTGTGATCGTTGTTGCTGCGACTAACCGTCCCGATGTACTTGATGCTGCATTATTACGTCCGGGTCGTTTTGACCGCCAAGTTGTTGTTGGTTTACCTGACATACGTGGCCGTGAGCAAATTCTTCAAGTACACATGCGTAAAGTACCGTTAGGCAGTGGTGTTGAACCATCGCTGATCGCTCGTGGTACACCTGGTTTCTCTGGTGCTGACTTAGCTAACTTAGTTAATGAAGCCGCATTATTTGCAGCTCGAACCAATAAACGTGTTGTGTCAATGGTTGAGTTTGAACTTGCTAAAGACAAAATAATGATGGGCGCAGAGCGAAAATCAATGGTAATGACCGAAGAGACTAAAACCTCAACGGCTTACCATGAAGCAGGTCACGCCATTGTTGGTCGTTTAGTGCCTGAACATGATCCTGTTTATAAAGTATCGATTATTCCACGTGGCCGTGCGCTAGGTGTAACAATGTATTTACCAGAACAAGATCGTGTAAGCATGAATCGCCAGCACTTAGAGTCTATGATTTCAAGTTTGTATGGTGGTCGTTTAGCTGAAGAGCTAATTTACGGTGTTGATAAAGTATCTACGGGTGCTTCAAACGATATTGAAAGAGCCACTGATATTGCACGTAAAATGGTAACTCAATGGGGCTTCTCTGAATCGCTTGGGCCATTATTATACGCAGAAGATCAAGGTGACCCTTTCTCTGGCCACGGTAGTTCTCATCAATCAAAGCATGTTTCTCCTGAAACGTTGAGACTGATTGATGCTGAAATCCGTACTATCATTGATCGCAACTATGCTCGTACTAGACAGATCCTTGAAGATAATATGGATCTGCTGCATTCAATGAAAGATGCATTGATGACGTTTGAAACCATTGATGCGGGTCAAATTGATGACTTGATGGAGCGTAAAACTGAAATTCGTGAACCTCAAGGGTGGGGAGATGATAATCAAACTAAACCTGAAGAGAAAAACGAAAAACCAGCTGAAGCAGACGTTGAGATTAAAACTGAAGAATCTAAAGTAGAAGAAAGTACTGAGGAAGAAAAGCCTCAAGTTGCTGAAGAAACGAAAAAAGATTCCGATTCATCAGAAAAATAA
- the yhbY gene encoding ribosome assembly RNA-binding protein YhbY, translating to MNLSTKQKQHLKGLAHYLKPVVMMGSNGLTEAVVAEIEIALNHHELIKVKIASEDRDTKQLIVDAIIRETEAEKVQVIGKTLVLYRASEARKIEIPRK from the coding sequence ATGAACCTAAGCACAAAACAAAAGCAACACCTTAAAGGCCTTGCTCACTATTTAAAACCCGTTGTAATGATGGGTTCAAATGGTCTAACTGAAGCAGTTGTAGCTGAAATTGAGATTGCACTTAATCATCACGAATTAATTAAAGTTAAAATCGCATCTGAAGATCGTGATACTAAGCAATTGATTGTTGATGCAATCATTCGTGAAACAGAAGCAGAAAAAGTTCAAGTTATTGGTAAAACACTTGTGTTATACCGCGCTAGCGAAGCTCGTAAAATTGAGATCCCTAGAAAATAA
- the dacB gene encoding serine-type D-Ala-D-Ala carboxypeptidase has product MPLSRLFILSLSLYSFSTFASIPSSIQLLPSGSRAAIVVESLHDQSIEFQQKENELLPPASTLKVATALASRLALGKNFQFKTTLHKTKHNSVQLTFSGDPSLTRENLSSLFKNSGLKNIKGDLWVDDSIFTGYERAVGWPWDILGVCYSAPSSALSIDENCVQASISTNENGTTRVFVPIHQPISFTTAARTVSAKEKKNSFCDLELTTQGNNYHLSGCLVARSKPLPLKFAVQNTTEFTEQTLLRILNEQNINLSGKIIFGNSTGKIQKTVLLASHQSEPLMVLLNHMLKKSDNHYADNLVKTLGHYHYQQPGSFSNGTAAVKDILLKQANVDLTNAVIVDGSGLSRNNRMTANQMKSLLQFVYRYDKELGLIALLPTSGIDGTLIYRNSMRKEPIKGSIKSKSGSLFGSYNMAGFVGLEGNNPQLFVQFVADYHPIAAEEGVLPVERPIDSFEKAFYQALIKLSND; this is encoded by the coding sequence ATGCCTTTATCTCGATTATTTATCTTATCTCTCTCGCTTTATTCTTTTTCAACCTTTGCCAGCATTCCATCAAGCATTCAACTCCTTCCTAGTGGGAGCCGTGCTGCTATTGTGGTTGAATCTCTACACGATCAGAGTATTGAGTTTCAACAAAAAGAAAATGAACTTCTCCCCCCAGCCAGTACACTAAAAGTAGCGACGGCACTTGCTTCTCGTTTAGCTCTTGGGAAAAACTTTCAATTTAAAACGACTTTGCATAAAACAAAACACAATAGTGTTCAATTAACCTTTTCTGGAGATCCTTCACTAACAAGAGAAAACCTTTCATCCCTATTTAAAAATAGCGGATTAAAAAACATTAAAGGCGATCTATGGGTTGATGATTCGATTTTCACTGGTTATGAGCGTGCTGTCGGCTGGCCATGGGATATTCTCGGCGTGTGTTACAGCGCACCATCAAGCGCATTAAGCATTGATGAAAACTGTGTGCAAGCATCAATATCAACAAATGAGAACGGGACTACCCGTGTCTTCGTGCCAATACACCAACCAATTTCATTCACAACTGCAGCTCGTACTGTCAGTGCCAAAGAGAAAAAAAATTCGTTTTGTGATTTAGAGCTAACCACTCAAGGCAATAACTACCACCTATCAGGCTGCTTAGTCGCAAGAAGCAAACCATTACCATTAAAGTTTGCAGTGCAAAATACAACAGAATTCACCGAACAAACGCTATTACGCATCCTTAATGAACAAAATATTAATTTATCTGGGAAAATAATATTCGGTAATTCGACCGGGAAAATACAGAAAACAGTGCTGCTTGCCTCTCACCAATCAGAACCGCTAATGGTATTACTTAATCACATGTTGAAAAAATCAGATAACCACTACGCTGATAATTTAGTGAAAACGTTAGGCCATTATCATTACCAACAACCGGGAAGCTTTAGTAATGGCACCGCAGCGGTTAAAGACATCTTATTAAAACAAGCTAATGTGGATTTAACCAACGCAGTTATTGTAGATGGCTCTGGTTTATCCCGAAATAATAGAATGACAGCGAATCAGATGAAAAGTCTTCTTCAATTTGTCTATCGATACGATAAAGAGTTAGGGTTAATCGCCTTACTACCGACTTCTGGTATCGATGGCACATTGATATACCGTAATAGTATGAGAAAAGAGCCAATTAAAGGCAGCATAAAATCGAAAAGTGGCTCATTGTTTGGTAGCTATAACATGGCAGGATTTGTAGGTTTAGAAGGAAATAATCCACAGCTATTTGTTCAGTTTGTTGCAGATTATCACCCAATAGCAGCAGAAGAAGGGGTTTTACCAGTAGAGCGACCAATTGATAGCTTTGAGAAAGCGTTCTATCAGGCGCTAATTAAGTTATCAAACGATTGA
- the glmM gene encoding phosphoglucosamine mutase, protein MAERKYFGTDGVRGLVGQSPITPEFVMKLGWAAGKVLAKQGTKKVIIGKDTRISGYMLESALEAGLAAAGLKAKFTGPMPTPAVAYLTQTFRAEAGIVISASHNPYYDNGIKFFSSEGTKLPDDVEMAIEAELDKPMTCVESALLGKASRLNDAAGRYIEFCKSTFPKELSLAGVKMVVDCAHGATYHIAPNVFKELGAEIITIGCEPNGTNINHEVGATDVRALQAKVLEEKADFGVAFDGDGDRIIMVDDLGNKVDGDQIAYIIARDALRRGELKGGVVGTLMTNMGMEVALRNLGIPFVRSNVGDRYVMEKLLENNWKIGAENSGHVILLDKVTTGDAIVAALQVIASIVGSKMSLKELCNGMTLFPQVLENIRFVGDNNPLDTELVKAAQADVETKLGDNGRVLLRKSGTEPLIRVMVEGENAELVQQYALQIVDAVKESC, encoded by the coding sequence ATGGCTGAGCGTAAATATTTTGGAACAGATGGAGTTCGTGGGTTAGTCGGGCAATCGCCGATTACGCCTGAATTTGTTATGAAACTTGGTTGGGCTGCTGGAAAAGTATTGGCTAAACAAGGTACAAAGAAAGTTATTATCGGTAAAGACACGCGTATTTCAGGTTACATGTTGGAATCAGCATTAGAAGCGGGTTTAGCTGCCGCAGGCCTTAAAGCGAAGTTCACCGGCCCAATGCCAACCCCTGCAGTCGCGTATTTAACGCAAACTTTTCGTGCCGAAGCCGGTATTGTTATTTCGGCTTCTCATAATCCGTATTACGATAATGGCATTAAATTTTTCTCCTCTGAAGGTACGAAATTACCGGATGATGTTGAGATGGCCATTGAAGCTGAACTTGATAAACCAATGACGTGTGTTGAATCAGCATTATTAGGTAAAGCGTCACGTTTAAATGATGCGGCTGGTCGCTATATCGAGTTTTGTAAAAGTACATTTCCAAAAGAGCTTAGCTTAGCTGGCGTTAAAATGGTTGTCGATTGTGCTCATGGGGCGACATACCATATTGCCCCTAATGTTTTTAAAGAGCTTGGCGCAGAGATTATTACTATTGGTTGTGAGCCTAATGGTACCAATATCAATCATGAAGTAGGGGCAACGGATGTTCGCGCCTTACAAGCAAAAGTACTTGAAGAAAAAGCCGATTTTGGTGTCGCTTTTGATGGTGATGGTGACCGCATCATTATGGTTGATGATCTTGGTAATAAAGTTGATGGTGACCAAATTGCCTATATTATTGCTCGTGATGCATTACGTCGTGGTGAGTTAAAAGGTGGCGTTGTAGGCACTCTAATGACCAATATGGGCATGGAAGTAGCTTTGCGTAATTTAGGTATACCTTTTGTACGCTCTAACGTTGGTGACCGCTACGTCATGGAAAAATTATTGGAAAATAATTGGAAAATTGGTGCTGAAAATTCAGGTCATGTTATTTTATTAGACAAAGTAACGACGGGGGATGCAATTGTAGCTGCTCTGCAAGTTATCGCTTCAATTGTTGGCAGTAAAATGTCATTGAAAGAACTTTGTAATGGTATGACGTTATTCCCGCAAGTTTTGGAAAATATCCGTTTTGTTGGTGATAATAATCCATTAGATACCGAGTTAGTTAAAGCAGCTCAGGCTGATGTAGAAACTAAACTTGGTGATAATGGTCGAGTTTTATTACGAAAATCAGGAACTGAACCATTAATTCGCGTTATGGTTGAAGGTGAAAATGCTGAGCTTGTGCAGCAATATGCTCTTCAAATTGTAGATGCAGTGAAAGAAAGCTGTTAA
- the rimP gene encoding ribosome maturation factor RimP, translating to MTGLERQLTEMLEAPVGALGYELVGLEFIRAGEHSTLRVFIDHENGIFVEDCAEASRQISAVMDVEDPITVAYNLEVSSPGLERPLFKAAHYQQFVGHEVSLVLKMPMNNRRKWKGDILDINGEIVTVTVDGNNEEFALSNISKANLVPKF from the coding sequence ATGACAGGATTAGAAAGACAACTAACAGAAATGCTTGAGGCTCCTGTTGGTGCTTTAGGTTATGAATTGGTCGGTTTAGAATTTATTCGTGCGGGTGAGCATTCAACGTTACGTGTTTTTATCGATCATGAAAATGGCATATTTGTAGAAGACTGTGCGGAAGCTAGTCGTCAAATCAGTGCTGTAATGGATGTAGAAGATCCAATCACAGTAGCATATAACCTAGAGGTTTCGTCTCCAGGTCTTGAACGTCCACTGTTTAAAGCAGCACATTATCAACAATTTGTTGGTCACGAGGTCAGCCTTGTATTAAAGATGCCGATGAATAACCGTCGTAAATGGAAAGGAGACATTCTGGACATTAACGGTGAAATTGTTACGGTTACAGTTGATGGTAACAATGAAGAATTTGCGTTAAGCAACATTTCAAAGGCGAACTTAGTTCCTAAATTTTAA
- a CDS encoding porin: MNKNVLALAVAAIMSTGAVNAAEIYKGADQTLEMGGRAEARLSMKDGKAEDASRIRLNVKGTTQISDGLYGVGFWEGEFTTAENGGVDGNSNLDSRYAYAGMGGNFGEVTYGKNDGALGVITDFTDIMAYAGNTAAAKIAVADRTDNNLGYKGTFGDFSAKANYRFADRTENLAGTEYKDNGQDGYALSGIYAFGDSGFKLGAGYADQAEQNEVMLAGSYTMDNLYFAGTFTNGELAEKNADYTGYEAAVAYTMGKTVFTSTYNNAETNDETSADNFAVDATYFFNANFRTYISYNFNLISEGDKLGTAGVSNAKASDVDAENELALGMRYDF, translated from the coding sequence ATGAACAAGAACGTATTGGCTCTTGCAGTAGCCGCTATTATGTCAACTGGTGCAGTTAACGCAGCAGAGATCTACAAAGGCGCAGACCAAACTCTAGAAATGGGCGGTCGTGCTGAAGCACGTCTATCTATGAAAGATGGTAAAGCTGAAGATGCATCACGTATCCGTTTAAACGTTAAAGGCACAACTCAAATTTCTGACGGTCTATACGGTGTTGGTTTCTGGGAAGGTGAATTCACTACTGCTGAAAATGGCGGTGTTGATGGGAATTCAAATCTTGATTCTCGTTACGCATATGCAGGAATGGGCGGTAACTTCGGTGAAGTAACTTACGGTAAAAATGACGGTGCTCTAGGTGTTATCACTGATTTCACCGATATCATGGCATATGCTGGTAACACAGCAGCAGCTAAAATTGCCGTAGCTGACCGTACAGATAACAACTTAGGCTACAAAGGTACATTTGGTGATTTCTCAGCTAAAGCTAACTACCGCTTTGCTGACCGTACTGAAAATCTAGCTGGAACTGAGTATAAAGATAATGGCCAAGATGGATACGCATTATCAGGTATCTACGCATTCGGTGATTCTGGTTTCAAACTAGGTGCTGGTTACGCGGATCAAGCAGAACAAAATGAAGTTATGCTTGCTGGTTCTTATACTATGGACAACCTATACTTTGCTGGTACATTCACAAACGGTGAATTAGCAGAGAAAAACGCTGACTACACAGGCTACGAAGCAGCTGTAGCTTATACTATGGGTAAAACCGTATTTACTTCTACGTATAACAACGCTGAAACAAATGACGAAACATCTGCTGATAACTTTGCTGTTGATGCAACATACTTCTTCAACGCTAACTTCCGTACGTACATTTCTTACAACTTCAACCTAATCAGTGAAGGTGATAAATTAGGTACTGCTGGCGTATCAAATGCTAAAGCTTCTGATGTAGATGCAGAAAACGAGCTAGCTCTAGGTATGCGTTACGACTTCTAA
- the folP gene encoding dihydropteroate synthase produces the protein MKLISKEKTLILDRSHVMGILNVTPDSFSDGGKFTDLEAALRQVEKMVNAGVSFIDIGGESTRPGAPEVGVQQELDRVIPIIEAIHQRFDTWISIDTSKAVVMDEAVKFGADLINDVRALQEPNALEVAAKANVPICLMHMQGQPRTMQSNPTYENVFSDVSLFLEERIAACQSIGITKDKLILDPGFGFGKSLAHNYQLLTELERFHQFGLPILAGMSRKSMIFKLLDIEPQEAISGSLACATIAAMKGAQIIRVHDFEQTMDIVKVCQATLEQAS, from the coding sequence ATGAAATTGATAAGCAAAGAGAAGACGTTAATATTAGATCGCTCTCATGTAATGGGGATCCTTAATGTGACGCCTGATTCTTTTTCTGATGGTGGTAAATTTACTGATTTAGAGGCTGCTTTAAGGCAAGTTGAAAAAATGGTAAATGCTGGTGTTAGCTTTATTGATATTGGTGGTGAGTCAACCAGACCAGGCGCACCTGAGGTTGGGGTTCAGCAAGAATTGGATCGGGTGATTCCGATCATTGAGGCTATTCATCAGCGATTTGATACATGGATATCAATTGATACCAGTAAAGCGGTCGTAATGGATGAAGCCGTAAAGTTTGGTGCAGATTTAATTAATGATGTGCGGGCATTACAAGAGCCTAATGCGCTAGAGGTTGCGGCAAAAGCGAATGTACCAATTTGCTTGATGCATATGCAAGGTCAACCAAGAACGATGCAATCAAACCCTACTTATGAAAACGTATTTTCAGATGTTTCTCTTTTTTTAGAAGAAAGAATAGCGGCTTGCCAATCGATTGGTATCACAAAAGATAAATTAATTCTCGATCCTGGGTTTGGATTTGGGAAAAGCTTGGCGCATAATTACCAATTACTTACTGAATTAGAACGTTTCCATCAATTTGGGCTTCCTATATTGGCGGGAATGTCTCGTAAATCAATGATTTTTAAATTGCTGGATATTGAGCCCCAGGAGGCTATTTCTGGAAGCTTGGCGTGCGCGACTATTGCAGCAATGAAAGGCGCGCAAATTATCCGAGTTCATGATTTTGAACAAACAATGGATATTGTGAAAGTTTGCCAAGCAACATTGGAGCAAGCTTCTTAG